TTGCTTACCTTACTGAACCCACAGACTGTTTAGTGTCAGGCACAATAATAAAGTTTTAAGGAGAAGGCACACCTATACCTTGGGAACAGTACCCTGGATGAGAAAAACTGGAAATACCCTAGCTTGTACTTCTAATATGCTTTGAAAGCTAGAATGAAAGCAAGCTTAGACAGCTTGCGTGCtcctcagaagagaaaaaaagaactcctTTTGCTTGCATGAGTTTATTTAAGTTTCAATATCACAAAAGAGAAGTAGAAAGTTAACACTGCAGCTGATTTGCcttaaagtttattttaaaggttttctAAAGATTGTAAAATTCATGGGTATTTTACAGGcttttcctcttaatttttgaaatattaagGAAAGTGACCTGCCGGAGGTCAGAACATTCACTTTCCTGATGTGGTTTCAGATCAACACTTGTTAATAAACAGAACAGTATGTGAATAGCTTGACTAGCTTTCTTATACTAATGGCTATTAGCATTAGATagttgtgtgggtttttttttttttatacactGCATAGTTCACAGCTGCCTTAGGAACAAAATAGCAGTAACCCACTTGAACCCATGTATGTACTAGAAAGATGTTAGCTTGAAGAGACATTGAAACTGCTGAGGACCTCCCTTGTGAGTGCTGTCCTATTTAAATTCTGCCGTTACCAGCAACTGGAAAGTGCACCTGCATGGAAAGTACATCACAATCTGTTAACAGCTCCTTACCTTCATAGTTTACTTGACCATCACCATCAATGTCTGCTTCCCTAATCATTTCATCAACTTCTTCATCTGTTAGCTTTTCCCCAAGATTTGTCATCACATGACGAAGTTCTGCAGCACTAATGTAACCGTTACCATcctgggagaggaaaaaaagacacgTTTATTCCAGTTTCCCTAAGGCCTAGCAACTCAGAGATAAGATTCTTAAGATCAGCATTGAAAGTTAACACAGTTTTAACCACTAACATTTGCATGAGGCCATAAAGAGCCACATGGATATCTTATGTACTGCCTGGGATCTCAGAGGGTAGGTGGAGGTAGGTGTGATCCTTAAGGTTTCTTCCAGTCCAAGCCACTCTATAATTCTGTGAGTGCACGGTCTTAAAGAGGTCTTTCAGAAAGAGCTTAACCAACACAGCCTACTGTACTGTCCTGAGGCATTACCATCACTGATGGTGATAAAACCTCAATCATGGGCCATTTGGGTCAGTTGTCTATTTCTCAGCAGTTTCTCACATTCCCACTTTGTGACAATCCAGCATAAAACCACAAGGCCTCCACAGGCCACTTTAacatatcccacatcccagcTAGGATGGAATATCAAAATACTAGTGCATATGGATTCAaggctgcttttttcttccccgCTTCGCACAATACTTGTGTTTTCTGATTAAAATTACGTTTCATTTAAGAAGCTGATTAACAGTAGATAGCAACTTAAAGTGGAAgattcaaaatatatttatttaatttccctGCCAGCCAACAAATACTTAGGTAACACAGCAGGCAAAACAATACAGCAGATCATTACTGTCACCCACAGTGACTCATCCGGCTTTCAGGTACAGTGCCATAGTGTAACTCAACTTCAGCACAACTAATTAACCTCTGAGTTCTAGATGGTAGGACTGCAAGTGCCCTAGTTTGCTAAGGAATCTTATCAGAAGTCTGAGCTCTTGCAGCAGAAGGATTTGTTGAGGCAAACATCTCAGTACCTTGTCAAACACACGGAACGCTTCTCTAATTTCTTCTTCGCTATCtgtatctttcatttttcttgccaTCATTGTCAGAAACTCTGGGAAGTCAATTGTGCCATTGCCTGCAAGATAATCACTCTGTTAGAAAAACTGTTTCTCAATACTTTAGTAAACAGTTACTTGTTATTAAGATCTTACCATCAGCATCTACTTCATTGATCATATCCTGTAATTCTGCTTCTGTGGGGTTCTGACCAAGTGATCTCATCACAGTCCCCAACTCCTTCGTAGTTATAGTACCATCACCATCCTTGTCAAATAGTGAAAAAGCTTCTTTGAATTCtgtacaacaacaaaaaggagtTAGTACTTCCAGTTTTCCAAGAGAGCTTTATTTAACCATTTCAGaactactgcttttttttgGAGCGAATTATTAAACTTGACTTCATATTCTTTAAGGTTGAGTGTAGAGCTCAGCCTGCTGGAATTGTAACATCAACAGAGCTGATGTCCTGATGCTGATGTTCCTACCAGACTAATCACTACATTTTCGCTTGAAGGAAATGGAAGGTCATCCATTTCAGAACCAGCTGGATGTTTGCTACAAATCACCTTGAAGAATCAGAGCTATTCCTTTTAGCTACCAACTAGAATAACACATCCTTGGCAAGAATTATTTCTCTTATGAAAAAGTAGTGGGaattacattaagaaaaagcTTGAAGGTAGTACTCAAAATGCAAATGCTATAGCTTAATAGCACTTCTATTACTAATAAGAGATCATTCAATGGGCAGGGTATAATTAAGACTCAATGTAGAAAGCTTCACTGCAACTCACTTCTGCTGGACACACAACTCTGAACAACTACTTGAAGCCACAGTCCAGCACCATGGTTCCCACATTTGGCCATACCTTGCTAAGAAGGAACCCCACTGTAGtactgcagcttttcagtctATGACTATTCACAGCAGCTTGTTCAAGGGGAAAGGTCACTGCAGTCACACCAATTTCTGCAAAGTTGCTTGGAAAACTGCTTCAGCCCTACTATATCCTGAAACAGCCCTCTTAAGAACTAGttaaaagcagctgcaagacTGGCTGTTTTTCAGTGCTACCTCTCAGGCCCCTACAATAGCTGTACTGTCGCCAGCAATATTAATACAAGCATAACATGCTTAATTGTCTAGTCCAAAAATGGAGTTGGTTTTAATCCATGCCATCTGTTTGTCTTCAGCTACAGACCTTAAACTATTTCACTGGACTGCAGCCGTTCACAGAAAAATTACAGTTAAGCACGAAAAACTGATTTATTCCCTGATGCCATTCAGATCCTTTTGCAGCACTCAAGGCCACTCAAGATCATGCCTTTGGGGAACAAGTTAGCTAAAGAGCATTAAAGAAATACTTCCACGAGTTACaattcctctccctccccccctccaaCATTTCCAAGTAACCTCCTTTCCAGATAGCAGACTTCCCAGATCTGAATTAATCAAGTACAGCATAAAGCCTTCACCCATTTCTTACTCTGAAACGCCAGGTATGAGGTACAAACTGGCAAATGTTGGAAATGAAactaaaaaatgctttttgtagTTCATGGATGCAGCTCTCATACCAAAACCACAGCCAAGTtccattcaaaaataaaaaagcaactcTTCCACATCTTCAGCTCCAAAAGCCAGCTCTTGCTGTTCAGCACACAAGATTTAGAGCAAGGCTACCACAGGAGCAGATGGAACAGTTCTCTCCGCACTGTGATTGTAAAAATAAGAGCTTAGAAGCCTACCCAAACAAGAAGCTACAACCTGTACCTACAATAACTTGCAAGCAGTCTTCAGGGCTAGGTTCCAGATAGCTTAGAGACAAATGAGTTTGCTAGGATCAGATTCTACATGAAGGAAGAAAGGGCTTTTTGGTCAAGCCCAGCAGCAATGACCATAGGCTGCCATCATTCAAGAACATCAAGAGTCTCCAACAAGCATCAGGTACTGAAGTGTTGCTCAAAACCGCCAGCTGTTAGCCACAGCCATAGACAAAGTCAGAACAGACTGCCACTGTAatccaaacacaaagcagactacacagcactgcagcaattCTTGCAAGTCCAAATACTTGCTTTCTACAAGTCAGTAGTATATCCTGAGTACTTGAGATAACCAGAAGACAACTTCATCTTTTTTATTCAGAGACGCTGTAGGCTGAAGTTATAACCACCATTCTGCTCAGCCTCAGCATAACATCACCTTCCTTCAGTTAATTGCTACTGTCACTTTTGAACAGTTTAGACAGCTATTTCCAAACTTTCACAGGTGAATGGGAATTGTTCTATGACCCACCAAAAGTTTGTATTTCAActatgaaatgaattttaaatagcCACTGTGGTCAGATCCCCAGAACACTACAGCACACTAagaacaaagcacagcaaaacacCATACATAGGCCTACTTGTTCTGAGAGTCTATTTAGAGACCTCTGAGGTCTGGTGAAGGAAGTTCCGCTCAATACACCGGTTGCCTTGGGACAAGAAGTATCTTTAAGTTTTCTTAGCCATCCACATCAAAGAGTTCTGGCCTATTTACCTTGCTTAACGCAATGCTTAACCAAAAGGAAATCCATCTGGCCTGGCAAATTCAGTTCTGAACAAAGCTACAGCCACTGTTCACGTTCTGTACATCCCCAACTCATGAAGTCATGTCATTCATACAACAAATAGGCCCAACAGGTTTTTCGCCTCAGCCCGTAACAAAAAAACTCCAGCCTTACATCAAGGCAGGAATTTCCAGCGTtttcacagagcagaaagaatATATGCAATCTTTAATTGCACTCTGGcgaaaaactgtatttcagaaagtcTTTTTAAACCTATGAGAACTGCATGTTACTACTTAAAAATTCTACTCAACAAAGGGAAGGCCGTCTCTACCTTTACTACTGTTTCCTTAAGCTCATATTCAAATCCAAAGCTAAATAACTTCCCAAACTGAAATGCATTAGTGAGGGTTCAAGACTATCACATAATAGCAACCCTTCTCAATCACTTGAACTGTACCTTTAACAGGTTCCACATGCAAAGCACTGACCTTCATAGCAAGGCTAAGCAGGACACACTGTTCCTGAACATTCAAGCTAGGTGCTTTATAGACGAGCAGTAGCTTTGTTTTTGCAGAGGGCAATGGCTTTACTTGTAGACATTTACTTCATGAAATACCACAGCTGAACTCAAAGTGACAGGCCATTATTCTTCCCATGCAGATGAAAACTCTATTCTAGCATGACACACTTATTAATACCCACTTTTGGCTCCAGGAACTACTACACTATCATCACTAATCCTGAGGTAGTGTTAAGAATAAGCTTCCTGTTTATACTCCATAATCAGCCAGATCAACTAATAAAGCTTCAACAGTTAAGAACTGAAACAATGAGCCATtatcaaagcagcagcagcaacaattGATAAAGCCTGCTCCCAAACCCCTTTAAGATACGAGGCAACTCAAAGAAGTACGTAGCTGAACTAGATCTGACGTGTGCTTACAAGACAGCACCATGACAACACAAATAGACTAAGAGCTTTCCACAAAACCATAATAGTCTCTTATGAGTTAGAGGAAGCTTCTCAAGTCTAAAAGCCACCAGAATATTCTTACTCTTAAAATTTAGCAGCCAAAGTAAAAACAAGCTACCTCACTTCTGTTTAATAGTGCCTTCAAGAACCACACCACAGCTAAATACCAAAGCCTCTCAGAGGTTGAATGCCTGAGTTGGTACCACGCTTCATCAGCTGAATCCAAACATACCCTAACATCATTTCATCTGACAGCGAGGCACGCAGACATCCCAGTATTACAGCTACACACTTGTTAGAACAGAAAACCCAAATTGGAAAGCACCTGCAGCAAGGCTGAGTTCTGCATTACCAATGCATCGATATGACTTCAGGTTACAGTTACTTAAGCTGAAATCAATCTTCAGAGAGCAGTGACAGATGCTAGTTTGTGCAGGGTGCACAAGAATGAGACCAGTCTCAGGGGGCCAGTACTAACACTTGGGAGTTACATCTCTGCTTAAGCATTTCAGAGCATGTACCAGACCTTCAGAACAGTCCAAGTACATAATGCAGTTCCAAATTTGGAAGATCAACAGTTATCGTGAAAGCAGTCTGCTACTATCTGAACTGCTAGTCTGAAACACCTTCACTGACAACAGGAGACTACCAAGTAAATTAGTTTTGCCTTCTGCTAGAAGAAGGCTTCAGATTCCAAGTCTTTACCACAgacttccccccccccccccgtcTCCCCACAACCCACACACACTTGTTTGCGCTTAAATAATCTTCACAACTTCAATAAATAGTTCCAGTGCCTACAGAACTATTTACAACTGTTTTAGCAGACAAAGCTTCAAATTCATCTTATTCGTTGGTGTTTTACAGAATATAAGCCTTTAAGGTTTAGGCAATAAGTAACAGCATCCACCAGTATCTCCTCAGTATTTAAGAAAGCTCGGTAACTTGCATAACATGGACTGTCACTGGATTAAGAGATGTGCCAGGTCAAGTAGGAGTATCAGCACAGCATATGGAAACCTCACCTGCAATCTGCTCTTCTGTCAGTTGATCAGCCTGCAACAGAAGAGAACATCATTACAGTTGCTGAAAAATTTCAATGCAAAAATACATATCTGTAGTAGCCTTTGAATCAGATAGCTTCTCAGATTTGCCTTCATCATTTGGAAATAATTCCAACTAACGCAGCTCAGAAGTCATCAAGATAGCCTGCTAAGAACTGGCAGATTGTCATTTCCTGACCCCGTAAATATCTGATACACCAAGAATGGATTTCCATGCACAATTACCCAAGCTACACTAGGAAACCCAAGGCCTGCAGGTCCCCCCAGATCAGTTGAAGGGGCTCGTTAACACACCAGGCTATCAGTGCTTCCACTAGACACTTTATATCTTGCAACAGTATCTCACTACATCCCAAATTTAAGGTAGGTTCTTGTCTCTTCTCAGAAGTAATTATAATCCtgtaactagaaaaaaatatgttcttCTCTAGAATTAAGTACACCCTCCACTAACAGAACCTCAGGTCCAAGGCAAGATAACAAAAGAGTCCACATAATTAGTACTAACAGCTTCTACCCAATCAGGTAGTTTCCATGTACTCGCATTTTAGTTGCCTAGACTTCTTTCAAACTTATTTACAGACAGCAGTAACGCAAGGCAGCTTACAGAATCACCAGGCAAAGGCCCAGAACTACAAAGGCTTACAGGTTTGGCATCAGTAGTTAGGTAAGCACCACTTCATACATTCTGTTATCTGGGACCAGTTTAAGACCAATTGGATTTGACAATAAAAAAACCCTTACAGTCTTCAAGGACAAACCCAACTAAGCTTCGCTCTTGATAGAATACAAAGGTGCTTAATAACAGCAGAAATGTCTTTCCTAGATTTCCCAGTCAGCTGGTTCTTCAAACAAGTTCACAACAGCTCCATTAGAGTGACATTAACAAGGCAATCCATTTCATCAAGGAATCTCTTTTGAGCTCCTTACCTCATAAAACACTTAATAGCCAAGACTTCAAAATACCAAGACACCTCACGGCATCACTTCAACACTATTTCAGTTCATTCCCACTGTGATCGTTTCATCAACAACCTTTCTACGATCTCTGCAATATTAATAGCATTGTATTCAATTGTGTCTGCCTACAAAGGTTGCCCAACACATTAGCATTCTGCTAGTGTAGTACTGAGATAGTTACTTATCACTTGCCCATTTTTGCTAATTTTGATGTACATTACATCTCCACGACTGGACTGAGCTCATACTAACAGCTAAACCGCTTATAAGAAATATGTGCACGGGAATAGCCCAAAATAAAATAGCCCAAGATGAGGGCAACGATAAGCTGTTTCCCATACAGCCTCTGACTCATCTACTCCAGAAATCAAGATCACAACCACAAGCAATTTCTAAAAGATCAGGTGAGGAGCATTCGTAGCTATACCCTCTACTTGCTCCCATTTCAGCAGCTGTAGGCAGTATTTCTTTAATGAGCTTCTCAAAAGTGGTATCAAGACAAGTGAGGAAGTCATCAATTCCACATCAGGCTTTGAGAAAATGTAAGCACCCTGCTGGACACTTAACAGATGCCTAACAGATT
This genomic stretch from Meleagris gallopavo isolate NT-WF06-2002-E0010 breed Aviagen turkey brand Nicholas breeding stock chromosome 2, Turkey_5.1, whole genome shotgun sequence harbors:
- the CALM2 gene encoding calmodulin-2, encoding MRSLGQNPTEAELQDMINEVDADGNGTIDFPEFLTMMARKMKDTDSEEEIREAFRVFDKDGNGYISAAELRHVMTNLGEKLTDEEVDEMIREADIDGDGQVNYEEFVQMMTAK